From Huiozyma naganishii CBS 8797 chromosome 11, complete genome, a single genomic window includes:
- the POA1 gene encoding ADP-ribose 1''-phosphate phosphatase (similar to Saccharomyces cerevisiae POA1 (YBR022W); ancestral locus Anc_3.222), whose amino-acid sequence MGNITYLKGNILAEKEYPRILLHSCNCSGSWGGGIAYQLACRFPEAEKKYVELCENNRTGLLGKCRIIMSSRNSNLLIGCLFTAPMGGCDQNDETILRYTRNALKDLARQIKDQESLADYKLEMPKINSGIFGVPWEQTESILHEFAEQFTVYVL is encoded by the coding sequence ATGGGTAATATTACGTACCTTAAAGGTAACATCCTTGCAGAAAAGGAGTACCCTCGTATTCTGCTTCATTCATGTAATTGTAGTGGCTCTTGGGGTGGTGGTATCGCATATCAACTTGCATGTCGTTTTCCAGAGgcagaaaagaaatatgTTGAGCTGTGTGAAAATAACAGGACTGGTTTACTAGGGAAATGCAGAATCATAATGAGTAGTAGAAATAGTAACTTACTTATTGGATGTCTCTTCACCGCCCCGATGGGCGGTTGTGACCAGAACGACGAAACTATTTTAAGATATACAAGGAATGCATTAAAAGATTTAGCACGACAGATTAAAGACCAAGAAAGTTTGGCGGACTACAAACTGGAAATGCCAAAGATTAATAGTGGCATATTTGGTGTTCCTTGGGAGCAGACTGAAAGCATTCTGCATGAATTCGCAGAACAGTTTACGGTATATGTACTTTAA
- the CHS2 gene encoding chitin synthase CHS2 (similar to Saccharomyces cerevisiae CHS2 (YBR038W); ancestral locus Anc_3.224): MTRNPFMADPSSGSPTKSPARPALTRFHTNNSAMNDPDSEFNYSGSQSQNFQGLPPALPQSPSKAALRYSPDRRHRTQFYRDSNPASPMVQNNYLSPMGSPRKVGDVAIDLGRGHGGLPEQMHSPFITSQERENMQRYATRSPVRSPERVPPNPQDRLPPITFSYQDDYPLHDATKSADMTSSYYSDPKLRQTSVPGSNNLFGRRYSQDSKFTASSESTAARSSYENDSKFRKSFDEESMMSVDTFKETRFELNHPVRRDYVRRANSESKRRPQPHDPTLKKAMLKLDNPIPRGLLDTLPRRDSPEFTEMRYTACTVDSDEFLEAGYSLRFAEMNRECQIAVCITMYNEDKISLGRTIHSIMRNVAHLCQRDKSQVWGPDGWKKVSVILISDGRAKVNQGALDYLAALGLYQEDMAKASVNGDPVQAHIFELTTQVSINSHLDYVSEGIVPVQMVFCLKEENKKKINSHRWLFNAFCPVLQPTVVALVDVGTRLGDTAIYHLWKTFDNDSNVAGAAGQIVAMKGKYGKKLLNPLVASQNFEYKISNILDKPLESLFGYISVLPGALSAYRYRALQNHEDGTGPLHSYFLGETQEGRDHDVFTANMYLAEDRILCWELVAKRSAKWVLKYVKEATGDTDVPEDIPEFISQRRRWLNGAMFAALYAQLHFLQIYKTKHSVTRLIFFQIEFFYQFVQMLFSWFSIANFVLTFYYLAGSLNDVIKHGEALFIFLKYLIFCDLASLFIISMGNRPQGAKHLFIISMVIITICAIYSLVCGFVFAAKALHSGSEPHSVFVNIIVSILSTYGLYAFSSIIYLDPWHMLTSSIQYFVTLPAFTCTLQVFAFCNTHDVSWGTKGSNEESKKLANAIVVQGPDGKQIVETDWPQEVEKKYMEIKSRLKEPEFKENKVDSVQRHNDYYRDIRTRIVMIWMLSNMILIMSIIQVYKPEDANNGYLIFILWSVAALAAFRVVGSMGFLFVKYLRDLVRFHNKREGGSSMKLSMSNPFKKS, from the coding sequence ATGACCCGCAATCCGTTTATGGCGGATCCTTCCAGTGGGTCTCCAACAAAGTCCCCCGCTAGACCGGCTTTGACCAGATTTCATACCAATAATAGTGCTATGAATGATCCAGACAGTGAATTTAACTACAGTGGTTCACAATCCCAGAATTTCCAAGGGTTGCCGCCTGCTCTGCCTCAATCGCCTTCCAAAGCTGCGCTGAGATACTCACCAGACCGTCGCCACAGAACTCAGTTCTATAGGGACAGCAACCCTGCTTCCCCCATGGTACAAAACAATTACCTGTCCCCCATGGGTTCCCCCCGCAAAGTTGGTGACGTTGCAATCGATTTGGGACGTGGCCATGGTGGGCTTCCTGAACAAATGCATTCTCCCTTCATCACTTCTCAAGAAAGGGAAAATATGCAAAGATATGCAACAAGATCCCCAGTAAGATCTCCAGAGAGGGTCCCCCCCAATCCTCAAGATAGGCTGCCTCCTATCACTTTTTCTTACCAGGACGATTACCCACTTCATGATGCTACAAAGTCAGCGGATATGACCAGCAGCTACTATTCAGATCCAAAGCTCCGTCAAACAAGTGTTCCAGGGTCAAATAATTTGTTCGGGAGAAGATACTCTCAGGACTCAAAATTCACGGCCTCTAGTGAATCAACTGCTGCGAGATCGTCCTACGAAAACGACAGTAAGTTCCGTAAATCATTTGATGAGGAGTCCATGATGTCTGTGGatactttcaaagagaccAGGTTTGAATTAAACCACCCCGTGCGCCGGGATTATGTAAGAAGGGCCAACTCAGAAAGCAAGAGGAGACCACAACCTCATGACCCAACTTTAAAGAAGGCAATGCTAAAACTGGATAACCCAATTCCAAGAGGGCTATTGGATACGTTGCCCAGACGTGACAGCCCGGAATTCACAGAAATGAGATATACTGCTTGTACGGTGGACTCTGACGAATTTTTGGAGGCTGGTTACAGTCTCAGATTTGCTGAAATGAATCGTGAATGTCAAATCGCTGTATGCATCACGATGTACAACGAGGATAAGATATCGTTGGGGAGAACAATCCATTCCATCATGAGAAATGTGGCGCATCTATGTCAACGTGATAAATCCCAGGTTTGGGGGCCTGACGGATGGAAAAAGGTTTCCGTCATCTTGATCAGCGATGGTAGAGCCAAGGTGAATCAAGGTGCTCTCGATTATTTAGCTGCATTGGGTCtttatcaagaagataTGGCAAAGGCGTCGGTCAATGGTGACCCAGTGCAAGCTCATATCTTTGAACTAACGACTCAGGTGTCCATCAACTCACATCTAGATTACGTCTCTGAAGGCATTGTGCCCGTTCAAATGgttttctgtttgaaagaggagaacaagaaaaaaatcaacTCCCATCGCTGGCTATTCAACGCCTTCTGCCCCGTTTTACAGCCTACTGTTGTTGCGCTGGTTGATGTTGGTACCAGATTAGGCGATACAGCTATCTACCACTTGTGGAAAACATTTGACAATGATTCTAACGTTGCTGGGGCAGCCGGTCAAATTGTCGCAATGAAAGGGAAATACGGTAAAAAGTTACTAAATCCGTTGGTGGCATCTCAGAACTTTGAATACAAAATATCCAATATTTTAGACAAACCACTGGAAAGTTTGTTTGGTTACATTTCTGTGCTTCCCGGTGCTTTATCAGCCTATAGATACAGGGCTTTGCAGAACCATGAAGACGGAACAGGCCCCTTGCATTCATATTTCCTCGGTGAGACacaagaaggaagagaCCATGATGTGTTCACGGCAAATATGTATCTGGCCGAGGACAGGATCCTTTGTTGGGAACTAGTAGCCAAAAGAAGTGCCAAATGGGTATTAAAGTACGTCAAAGAGGCCACAGGTGATACCGATGTTCCAGAAGACATTCCTGAATTTATTTCTCAGAGGAGACGTTGGTTGAATGGTGCGATGTTTGCTGCACTGTACGCACAacttcactttcttcaaatctatAAAACTAAACATTCTGTGACTAGGTTGatctttttccaaatcgaGTTCTTTTACCAGTTTGTACAGATGCTTTTCTCATGGTTCTCGATTGCCAATTTTGTCTTAACCTTCTATTATTTGGCGGGTTCCCTAAATGACGTTATTAAGCATGGCGAGGCTCTTTTCatctttttgaaatatCTGATATTCTGTGATTTGGCAAGTCTGTTTATTATCTCCATGGGTAACAGACCACAAGGTGCCAAACATCTGTTTATTATTTCCATGGTAATTATAACAATATGTGCGATTTATTCATTGGTCTGTGGTTTTGTGTTTGCCGCGAAGGCCCTACATTCTGGTTCGGAACCTCATAGTGTTTTTGTCAACATTATTGTTTCCATTCTGTCTACCTATGGTCTTTATGCATTCTCCTCGATTATTTACTTGGACCCATGGCATATGCTTACCTCATCAATTCAGTATTTCGTTACCTTGCCCGCTTTCACGTGTACTCTGCAAGTCTTTGCCTTCTGTAACACCCACGACGTCTCCTGGGGTACAAAGGGTTCCAATGAGGAATCGAAGAAGTTGGCAAATGCGATTGTTGTTCAAGGCCCAGACGGGAAACAAATTGTTGAGACAGACTGGCCTCAAGAAGTAGAGAAAAAGTACATGGAAATTAAGAGCCGTTTGAAGGAACCcgaattcaaagaaaacaaGGTGGATTCCGTTCAAAGGCATAATGATTATTACAGAGACATTAGAACCCGTATTGTGATGATATGGATGCTCTCAAATATGATTCTGATTATGTCCATTATCCAAGTTTACAAACCAGAAGACGCGAACAATGGTTACCtaatttttattttgtgGTCCGTAGCAGCTCTAGCCGCATTCAGAGTGGTTGGGTCCATGGGCTTTTTGTTTGTAAAATACTTGAGAGATTTGGTTCGTTTCCATAATAAGCGCGAGGGAGGTAGCTCGATGAAATTGTCGATGAGTAATCCTTTCAAGAAAAGCTAA
- the KNAG0K01600 gene encoding SCO family protein (similar to Saccharomyces cerevisiae SCO2 (YBR024W) and SCO1 (YBR037C); ancestral locus Anc_3.225), with product MLKRQLFAGRSLKVVRGVPLQLRSCISTSSMKYNKQDPSLVEEINKIKLSDIKIGSDSGQTSQILRNGTTPTRNKQGMSTAQILLLLGALGAGVYYWASKEKQRLEVEREAESNRAAVGGSFNLIDQDGRPFSSDKLLGKFSLLYFGFTHCPDICPAELDKMAFWVDEIKKQLKMDVQPIFVTCDPQRDTPDVMKRYLKDFHSKIIGLTGSHSQIKDMCAKYKVFFSTPENVTAKDDYIVDHSTFIYLIDPEGSFIDGLGTIYDEKEGLEKVKAQINAYVPRLEREKRMGRWYSFLFK from the coding sequence atgttgaagagaCAGTTATTCGCCGGTAGGTCGTTGAAGGTTGTGCGAGGGGTGCCCCTGCAATTGAGGAGTTGTATATCTACCAGTTCCATGAAATACAATAAACAAGACCCCTCGCTAGTTGAAGagatcaacaagatcaaatTGAGTGATATTAAAATTGGCTCTGACAGTGGTCAAACGAGTCAAATTTTGAGGAACGGAACAACTCCGACCAGGAATAAGCAAGGGATGTCTACAGCGCAGATTCTTCTCTTACTGGGTGCTCTCGGTGCTGGTGTCTATTACTGGGCTTCAAAAGAGAAGCAGAGACTTGAAGTGGAGAGGGAGGCAGAATCCAATAGGGCGGCAGTGGGGGGATCCTTTAATTTAATCGATCAAGATGGGCGTCCGTTTTCCAGTGACAAACTTTTGGGTAAATTCAGTCTGTTGTATTTTGGGTTCACGCATTGTCCCGATATATGCCCTGCGGAACTGGACAAAATGGCATTTTGGGTCGATGAAATAAagaaacagttgaagatGGACGTGCAACCCATATTTGTCACCTGTGACCCGCAAAGGGATACACCAGATGTCATGAAGAGGTACTTGAAAGATTTCCACTCGAAAATAATAGGGTTGACAGGCTCGCATTCGCAGATAAAGGATATGTGTGCCAAGtacaaagttttcttttcaaccCCAGAAAACGTAACTGCAAAGGACGATTACATTGTCGATCATTCGACATTTATCTATCTGATCGACCCTGAAGGCTCGTTTATCGACGGGTTAGGCACTATTTACGACGAGAAGGAAGGGCtcgagaaagtgaaggCGCAGATTAATGCGTATGTGCCGCGATtggaaagagagaagagaatgGGGAGGTGGTACTCGTTTCTGTTCAAGTGA
- the OLA1 gene encoding Obg-like ATPase (similar to Saccharomyces cerevisiae OLA1 (YBR025C); ancestral locus Anc_3.226) produces the protein MPPKKQVEEKKVLLGRPGNNLKAGIVGLANVGKSTFFQAITRCPLGNPANYPFATIDPEEARVIVPSSRFDELVKIYKPASEVPAHLTVYDIAGLTKGASAGEGLGNAFLSHIRSVDSIYQVVRCFDDAEIIHIEGDVDPVRDLEIILGELRLKDIEFSQKALESAEKIAKRGGQSLEVKQKKEEMALIERIIKLLEDGQRVANQEWTPKEVETINSMFLLTAKPCIYLINLSEKDYLRKKNKHLLRIKEWVDKHSPGDLIIPFSVSLEERLSHMSEEEAAEELKSISAQSALPRIITTMREKLDLISFFTCGPDEVREWTIRKGTKAPQAAGVIHNDLMNTFILAQVMKYEDVVEYKDDAAIKSAGKLLQKGKDYVVEDGDVIYFRAGAGKN, from the coding sequence ATGCCACCAAAGAAGCAAGTTGAGGAGAAAAAAGTCCTTTTGGGCCGTCCAGGTAACAATTTGAAGGCTGGTATCGTCGGTTTGGCGAACGTCGGGaagtccactttcttccaGGCTATCACCAGATGTCCATTAGGGAACCCAGCGAACTACCCCTTTGCGACAATTGACCCAGAAGAGGCCCGTGTCATTGTGCCCTCGTCGAGATTCGACGAGTTGGTCAAGATTTACAAGCCTGCCTCTGAGGTTCCAGCGCATTTGACCGTTTACGATATTGCAGGGTTGACTAAAGGTGCCTCCGCTGGTGAAGGTTTGGGGAACGCTTTCTTGTCCCACATTCGGTCCGTGGACTCCATTTACCAAGTCGTCCGTTGTTTTGATGATGCGGAAATTATCCACATCGAGGGTGACGTTGACCCAGTCCGTGACTTGGAGATTATTCTTGGTGAGTTGAGATTGAAGGATATTGAGTTTTCTCAGAAGGCATTGGAAAGTGCTGAGAAGATCGCCAAGAGAGGTGGCCAGTCTCTAGAGgtcaagcagaagaaggaggagatgGCTTTGATCGAAAGAATCATCAAGTTGCTAGAGGACGGGCAAAGAGTGGCCAACCAGGAGTGGACTCCAAAGGAGGTCGAGACCATCAACTCcatgttcttgttgaccGCGAAGCCATGTATCTACTTGATCAACTTGTCCGAAAAGGATTACttgagaaagaagaacaagcaTTTGCTAAGAATCAAGGAATGGGTCGACAAGCACTCCCCAGGTGACTTGATCATTCCATTCTCTGTGTCTCTAGAAGAGAGACTGTCCCACATGAGCGAGGAGGAGGCCGCCGAGGAGTTGAAATCCATCTCCGCGCAGTCTGCCCTACCAAGAATCATCACGACAATGAGAGAAAAGCTTGATCTgatctccttcttcacTTGTGGTCCAGATGAAGTACGTGAGTGGACCATCAGAAAGGGCACAAAGGCGCCTCAAGCAGCAGGTGTCATTCACAACGACTTAATGAACACCTTTATCCTGGCCCAGGTCATGAAATACGAGGACGTTGTTGAATACAAAGATGATGCAGCCATCAAATCGGCAGGGAAACTGCTACAGAAGGGTAAAGATTACGTCGTTGAAGACGGTGATGTTATCTATTTCAGAGCAGGCGCTGGGAAGAACTGA
- the CSG2 gene encoding mannosylinositol phosphorylceramide synthase regulatory subunit (similar to Saccharomyces cerevisiae CSG2 (YBR036C); ancestral locus Anc_3.227): MLRRVAWFTAVIGYVIQTKGFSIIQSKKFMDVDPAKESSAKLNGFSNEEMKRCMTIYLAFIYFVSLLLLLPITSFFTDKIGSMGSGYSRVPDGTDERENMVSNSSEEEYELQNIVSPRPSALSLDLTLQLDTSAAHSQDTAISTKSTVQYIGKLLFLTIFTMIPVFTYMLALSLSPAFDVALIQNTAVFEIVTLLYGVCGIARKNHVFRNFLVMMAALASIQVISYTKATCDMLAGKLSINPSTGEVTDLFLFDRLKASLICGLGSLSVGVFAVMWHRWFGKPSASLIQQSSHLSLIGIMSIILLLPFVPDLKLSYQVISFYYADKTFWLTLMGSLFFGTVPCLFSLLHLNKKNPPEFVTTVNLGSIIFMGLAEWLTEPIQTTIVRWEVIGYIVLVLSCIFLSMTLR; this comes from the coding sequence ATGCTCCGCAGAGTAGCGTGGTTTACGGCCGTGATTGGGTACGTGATACAGACCAAGGGCTTCTCGATTATACAGTCGAAGAAGTTCATGGACGTCGACCCTGCGAAGGAGAGCAGTGCGAAGCTCAATGGGTTCTCCAACGAGGAGATGAAGCGATGCATGACCATATACCTGGCCTTCATATATTTTGTCTCGCTGCTACTGCTATTACCGATAACAAGTTTCTTTACGGATAAAATCGGGTCCATGGGCAGTGGGTACTCGCGAGTACCAGACGGTACAGACGAAAGAGAGAACATGGTGAGCAACTCTTCAGAGGAGGAGTACGAATTGCAGAATATCGTGTCGCCAAGACCTTCGGCGCTGAGTCTCGATTTGACTTTACAATTGGACACAAGTGCAGCTCATTCACAGGACACTGCGATATCTACGAAATCTACTGTCCAATACATTGGGAAGTTGCTCTTCTTGACCATTTTCACCATGATCCCAGTTTTCACGTACATGCTGGCTCTGTCGTTGTCCCCCGCGTTCGATGTCGCGTTGATCCAAAACACAGCCGTGTTCGAGATCGTAACGTTACTCTACGGTGTGTGTGGTATCGCTAGGAAGAACCACGTGTTCAGGAATTTCCTCGTCATGATGGCAGCACTCGCTAGCATACAGGTTATCTCGTACACAAAGGCCACCTGCGACATGCTGGCGGGGAAACTGTCCATCAACCCAAGTACGGGGGAAGTGACCGACCTGTTCCTGTTTGACAGACTCAAGGCGTCGCTCATCTGTGGGCTCGGGTCGCTTTCTGTGGGGGTCTTCGCAGTGATGTGGCACAGGTGGTTCGGTAAACCATCTGCCTCGCTCATCCAGCAGAGCTCACACTTGTCGCTGATCGGTATCATGTCCATCATCCTGTTGCTCCCCTTTGTGCCCGATTTGAAACTGAGCTACCAGGTCATCTCTTTTTACTACGCTGACAAAACATTCTGGCTCACGTTGATGGGGTCCCTGTTCTTTGGTACCGTGCCATGTCTGTTCTCTCTACTacatttgaacaagaaaaatcCACCAGAGTTTGTCACAACGGTGAATCTGGGATCGATAATATTCATGGGACTGGCAGAATGGTTGACAGAACCAATACAGACAACTATTGTCAGATGGGAGGTCATCGGGTACATTGTCCTTGTTTTGAGCTGTATATTTCTATCAATGACGCTGCGTTAG
- the ETR1 gene encoding enoyl-[acyl-carrier-protein] reductase (similar to Saccharomyces cerevisiae ETR1 (YBR026C); ancestral locus Anc_3.228), whose product MGEAVSPYLHLYIYISISSVLIGICGIVIFAGKPIPSMLPHTFRRTMATKIPTSFKSIIYSTHNVDDCSSVLSLHNYTAAEDLNSSIVVRTLAFPINPSDVNQLQGVYPSLPLKTMNYSTEVPSAIAGNEAVFEVIHTPRNSSGNLKKGDWVIPLQANQGTWSNYRVFPDSSHLIKVNGLDLFSAATVSVNGVTAYQLVNNFVKWNKGQNEWLIQNAGTSGVSKLVTQIAKANGIKTLSVIRDRDNFADVASVLEQKFGATKVISETENNDKIFGKEKLPEILGPDARVRLALNSVGGKSSSSIARKLEKNALMLTYGGMSKQPVTLPTSLHIFKGLTSAGYWVTELNKKSPETKIKTVQEFIELYKSDKIVSPKNEIETVEWDVEKDSDDDVLGMVKNAINKKGKKQMVVLKWD is encoded by the coding sequence ATGGGAGAGGCAGTATCCCCTTACCTCcacttatatatatatataagtattAGTTCTGTGCTGATTGGTATCTGTGGAATTGTAATCTTTGCCGGCAAGCCAATACCAAGCATGTTACCACACACATTTAGAAGAACGATGGCCACTAAGATCCCCACGAGCTTCAAGTCTATCATTTATTCGACGCACAACGTCGATGATTGCTCCTCAGTATTGTCACTGCACAACTATACTGCAGCTGAGGATTTGAACAGCTCGATTGTGGTGCGTACGCTGGCTTTCCCGATCAATCCATCGGATGTCAACCAGTTGCAAGGCGTTTACCCATCGCTACCCCTAAAGACGATGAATTACTCGACAGAAGTACCTTCGGCCATTGCAGGCAACGAAGCTGTCTTCGAAGTTATCCACACTCCGCGTAACTCTTCCGGtaacttgaagaagggcGACTGGGTTATCCCATTGCAGGCAAATCAGGGTACCTGGTCCAACTATCGTGTGTTCCCGGACTCGTCCCATTTGATTAAAGTGAACGGTCTCGATCTATTTAGTGCGGCGACGGTTTCAGTTAATGGTGTCACGGCGTACCAGTTGGTCAACAACTTTGTGAAATGGAACAAGGGCCAGAACGAGTGGCTGATCCAAAACGCAGGTACTTCTGGTGTTTCCAAACTGGTTACCCAAATAGCCAAGGCGAATGGGATTAAGACTTTGAGTGTTATTAGAGACAGGGACAATTTTGCGGATGTTGCGTCCGTGTTGGAGCAGAAATTTGGTGCCACGAAGGTCATCTctgaaacagaaaacaACGACAAGATCTTTGGGAAAGAAAAGTTGCCTGAGATCCTTGGACCGGATGCCCGTGTTCGATTGGCGTTGAATTCGGTTGGTGGGAAATCAAGTTCGTCAATTGCAAGaaaactggagaagaaTGCATTGATGCTGACGTACGGTGGTATGTCTAAACAACCGGTGACTTTACCCACCTCTTTACACATATTCAAAGGATTGACCTCCGCCGGGTATTGGGTCACtgaattgaacaagaaaagtCCAGAGACGAAAATAAAGACCGTACAAGAGTTCATTGAACTGTACAAGTCTGACAAGATTGTCTCACCAAAGAATGAGATAGAAACCGTAGAATGGGATGTTGAAAAGGATTCCGATGATGATGTACTAGGGATGGTCAAAAATGCAATTAAcaagaagggcaagaaacaGATGGTAGTACTGAAATGGGATTGA
- the KNAG0K01635 gene encoding uncharacterized protein, with product MRFTNIIQGLLVLSGLQAVQGKWYRLKQHMRDSYQEAVSNMLDKLAPYSTGEFRDEVANITAQSSEVLKTYGDFVFPLPLVEGILANKMKILETHPENVTTILNNIQDGLQFAIETTPDFYLEKVKDYIKGKSKLHELLPLDYFESGALEEIGSPMEFLTLARTPRHPRLESFLRGLIAVMALLGGAMALCGSLGKYQCKMILMVAALTILVWSLHLRREFGV from the coding sequence ATGAGATTCACTAATATAATTCAAGGTCTACTTGTCCTGTCTGGACTACAAGCGGTTCAAGGCAAATGGTACAGGCTAAAGCAGCACATGAGAGACTCCTACCAAGAAGCTGTCTCCAATATGCTGGATAAATTGGCACCTTATTCCACTGGTGAATTTAGGGATGAGGTTGCCAACATCACAGCACAAAGTTCCGAGGTTCTAAAAACTTATGGAGACTTTGTGTTTCCCCTCCCACTTGTGGAGGGAATCCTGGCCAACAAGATGAAAATATTAGAGACCCATCCTGAGAATGTTACAACAATCTTGAATAACATCCAAGATGGGCTTCAGTTTGCCATCGAAACAACTCCAGACTTTTACCTGGAGAAAGTTAAAGACTACATAAAGGGTAAATCAAAACTACATGAACTTCTGCCCTTAGactactttgaaagtggagcGTTAGAAGAAATTGGCTCTCCGATGGAGTTTTTAACATTGGCAAGGACACCAAGGCACCCGAGACTGGAATCGTTTCTCAGGGGACTCATAGCAGTGATGGCCCTGTTAGGCGGGGCAATGGCGCTGTGCGGGTCACTGGGGAAATACCAGTGCAAGATGATTTTAATGGTCGCGGCATTGACAATTCTAGTTTGGTCCTTACACCTTCGCAGAGAGTTTGGTGTGTAG
- the KNAG0K01643 gene encoding uncharacterized protein: TDPVEREKLAVHCQVYNDKVAKHFHQHLDNLEKLQKDYKDAVICFSRLIGQKAGLYRRMYEPDCRSHLKVKLKEEVAWIHCLYVRL, from the coding sequence ACGGATCCGGTTGAGCGGGAAAAGCTCGCAGTGCATTGCCAGGTGTACAATGACAAGGTAGCCAAACACTTTCACCAACATCTGGATaacttggagaaactgcagAAGGATTACAAAGATGCGGTTATCTGTTTCTCTCGGCTCATCGGACAGAAGGCGGGACTCTACCGCCGCATGTATGAACCGGACTGCCGCTCTCACCTGAAAGTTAAACTGAAAGAAGAGGTTGCCTGGATACATTGTTTGTACGTCAGACTGTAA
- the NOP1 gene encoding rRNA methyltransferase NOP1 (similar to Saccharomyces cerevisiae NOP1 (YDL014W); ancestral locus Anc_3.185): MSFRPGSRGGSRGGFGGGRGGFGGGRGGSRGGFGGRGGGRGGSRGGFGGRGGGRGGSRGGFGDRGGRGGARGGRGGARGGAAGGSRGGAKVVLEPHKHAGVFIARGKEDLLVTKNMAPGESVYGEKRISVEEPSKEDGVPPTKVEYRVWNPFRSKLAAGIMGGLDELFIAPGKKVLYLGAASGTSVSHVSDVVGPEGVVYAVEFSHRPGRELISMAKKRPNVIPIIEDARHPQKYRMLVGMVDCVFADVAQPDQARIIALNSHMFLKDQGGVVISIKANCIDSTVDAETVFAREVQKLREEKIKPLEQLTLEPYERDHCIVVGRYMRSGLKK; the protein is encoded by the coding sequence ATGTCCTTCAGACCAGGTAGTAGAGGTGGTTCCCGTGGTGGGTTTGGCGGCGGCCGTGGTGGATTCGGTGGTGGCCGTGGTGGATCCCGTGGTGGGTTCGGTGGCCGCGGCGGTGGCCGTGGTGGCTCTCGTGGTGGGTTCGGTGGCCGTGGCGGTGGCCGTGGTGGCTCTCGTGGTGGGTTTGGTGACCGTGGTGGTCGCGGTGGTGCCCGTGGCGGCCGTGGGGGTGCCCGTGGTGGCGCCGCTGGTGGGTCCCGTGGTGGCGCCAAGGTTGTCCTTGAGCCACACAAGCATGCAGGTGTCTTCATTGCCAGAGGTAAAGAGGATCTGCTTGTGACCAAGAACATGGCCCCAGGTGAGTCTGTGTACGGTGAGAAGAGAATCTCTGTGGAGGAACCATCGAAGGAGGATGGTGTCCCACCAACGAAGGTCGAATACCGTGTCTGGAACCCCTTCAGATCTAAGCTTGCTGCTGGTATTATGGGTGGTTTGGACGAGTTGTTCATTGCTCCAGGTAAGAAAGTGTTGTACTTGGGTGCTGCCTCCGGTACCTCTGTGTCTCACGTCTCCGATGTTGTTGGCCCCGAAGGTGTTGTGTACGCCGTCGAGTTCTCTCACAGACCAGGTAGAGAGTTGATCTCGATGGCCAAGAAGAGACCCAACGTGATCCCTATCATTGAAGACGCTAGACACCCACAGAAATACAGAATGCTAGTTGGCATGGTCGATTGTGTCTTTGCCGATGTTGCCCAACCGGATCAAGCCCGTATCATTGCATTGAACTCGCAcatgttcttgaaggatcAAGGTGGTGTTGTCATCTCCATCAAGGCCAACTGTATCGACTCCACCGTGGACGCAGAGACCGTGTTCGCTAGGGAAGTGCAGAAACTGCGTGAGGAGAAGATAAAGCCATTGGAACAATTGACTTTGGAACCTTACGAAAGAGACCATTGTATCGTCGTTGGCAGATACATGAGAAGTGGGTTGAAGAAATAA